GGGAAGggatggtgggggtggaggaagggcccCCCTGGGTCTGCTCACTCCAGCCAAGCTTGCCCCACTGTCCCCAGCTCGGAGCATGCCCGCCCCTCCTGCTTCcccatccctaggccccctcaccccctcactaCCTCATGCTGCCTTTTCTTCCCTCTGTACCCCATtttctcaccaccaccaccccttcaCCTTTAGCCCATATCCTTGACTTCCTGGCTTCAGGCTTAAAGCACCTCTTGGCTCTCCCCCCAGCTTTGGCCTGTGGTATCGGGGTGAAGCAGAAGCCGCTGAAGCTGGGACCAGCAGCCTCAGTCCTAGCAAGCCAGGGGCAGAAGAGGAGGCCCAGCAGCCAACTCGGCAGCAGCCCGCGGGCAGCACCACAACCCCCGGCTCCTGACCGGCCCTGCTCTGCTTTCGACCAACGACTTTTTCTAGGGGCCCAAAGTTGCCCCAGAGGCCTGACTTCGGGCTCTGGTTGTGGGTGCATGTATCACTTCAAATGAAGACAACCCTCTCCAGGGCTCTTCCCCGATCCTGGCTTGAGCTAGGGCTGGACAGGGGTGCTCAGGCTGCCCTCTACATCTCTGTACCAAGCCCTCGAAGCacttcctctctgagcctcagttccccaTCCATGAAGCAAGAGAACTGACATCCCAGGTGTTTGTGTGGATGGACTGAGCTAATGTAATATAGCACCTGCCCGTAATACTCAGAAAGTGCTCCGTGTCTGTCAGTCATCTGTCCCCACCCCCTGGCTCTGCCAGGATCCATGGCAGGCTGAGGTTTCCTCACAGGGGTCCTTGGTGGGTCACTGGAGGGGGAGGCTTCTCCCAGCCCTGGCCTCCCTCCTGGAGTATGGCCTAATAGCTGGAGCTCCCCATGGCCTCCCCCCACCTTCTCTTGTTCCCAATCCCCGGAGCCTGCACCttccttctttcagtttctgGATCCCTCCAGGCTAAGACCAGCCCCTTAAGCCCCAACTCAGCCCTTGCCATCGGCCTTCTTTCCCTTTCAGTTCTCTGGTGTCTGGTCTCCCAGCACCCGCCAGCCCTCTCAGGGAGGGGCCTCCTGGCAGCCCGCCCCTCCGGCCTGGTTTCCTCAGGAAAAGCCTtgggaggaagcagggaggggGTTGGGAGTCGTAGGGGCTAGAACCACCCAAGCCCTCCTGCTGCACTGGCCGCCATGGCGCTGGGGCTGCTGCTCCCGCTGCTGTTGCTCTGGACTCGGGGGGCTCAGGGGTCCAAGCTGGACCCCAATGGGCAACACGTCTGTATGGCCAGCAGGTGGGTCTTGCGGGAGTCGGATGGGGGCTGGGTGGACTAGTGCTAAGGTAAGGGGGGGGAGGAGGACATGGGTGAAGAGGCCAGGGGCCTGAGGCGGGATGCGGGGGGGCAGCCTGGAGGGTGGTAGATAGTCAGGGCAGATGGTGGGAGGCCAGGGGAAGACAGGGAAGGGACTGGGGACAATGGGACTGTGACACTCGGGGAGGCTCTCTGGAGGGGCTAAGGCAGCCTCCCACACATCAGCCAGAAACAGTGCGCCACCTCCGGGGCCAGGCTGCCCCCAGGCTGACCGCGCTCCACCCCACAGCCCCTCTGCTGAGCTCCAGTGCTGCCCAGGCTGGAGGCAGAAGGACCAAGAATGCACCACCCGTGAGTAGCCAAGGGAGGGGAGACCATCGCCCAGCGACCCTGCCTCCCTTCCCTCCCGGGGCCGGGTCCCCTCCTGAGCCCCAGGCCAGGGTCCAACCTGTGGCATACAAACCCAGCCCTGAGGGGGCGGCTCCTGAGGGGGCAGAGCCCCAGGAACCAGTGAGAGGGGCGGGGTGTCCCCTGGCCGTGCCCCGGTCTCCTGACCTGAGTGGGGTATTTTTCAGCCATCTGCGAGGGGCCCGACGCCTGCCAGAAAGATGAAGTCTGCGTGAAGCCAGGCCTCTGTCGGTGCAAACCTGGATTCTTCGGGGCCCAGTGCAGTTCCCGTGAGTCCCTGGAGGGTGATGATACTGGACAgaactggggaggagggagcaAAGCAGGCAGCAGTGTAACCTTAGAGTGGCAGGACCAGAGTCCCTGAGGACCCACTAAAGGAAAAGAGGCCCAGAACTGGGAAGTGATGCACCCCCGGAGGTGCCCTGACTCAGCTGCTCTTTACTCATGTCCTCGAAGCCCTGCCCCCCAGCTGGTCTGGGCCCTTGCCCTTCCTTTCCAACTTCTCAGAAAAGGTGACTGTGGTCCCTGTTAACTGCACACTGGATGCACTCCTACTCGAACCCCCCAGCACACACACTTTATGCACTCCGGATGTTGGAGGGAGGGCAGAGGTGCTGCCCTCTCTGGCAGAAGGAAGAGCGTGGGAGAGGGGTTGGGGGGCAGGCAGCCGGCAGCCCCCAGAAATCACTGGGAGGAGACACCAGAGGAAGCGCAGCTTCTCCTGCGAGCCTGGTGGGCAGCAGACCTGGGGCCCTGAGGAAGGCCCAGCACCACTGCAGCCCAGTGGGAGGGAGGAGGCCCCGAGCGCCACCCACCTCCTTGAGCTTCCAGGCGAGCCCCTTGCCCACTCTAGATCTCTGCGTGTGTTCTGGAGTGTGAAGTGTGAGGCTAGGCCTCTGCTAAGGGTTGCTGTAGTTCACAGCCTGGGGCAGAAGCGACCCGGAGGACGGAAGGCCTCTGTTAAAGGCCGCCCCTGGGGTTGGAGGGCGGGCCGGCGCCCCCTttccttggggatggtggtgggggtggaggtgggacgcgaacccaggccAGGCCCTGAACCCGCTGAATCCCTCTCGTCCCCCGCAGGCTGCCCGGGCCAGTACTGGGGCCCCGACTGCCGACAGAGCTGTGCCTGCCACCCGCACGGGCAGTGCGAGCCGGCCACGGGGGTGTGCCGCTGCCACGCCGACCGCTGGGGCGGCCGCTGCGAGTTCGCGTGCGCCTGCGGCCCCCACGGGCGCTGCGACCCGGGGACCGGCGTGTGCCGCTGCGAGCCCGGCTGGTGGACGCCCACGTGCCGCCGCCAGTGCCAGTGCCACCCCGCGGCGGCGCGCTGCGACCCGGCCACGGGCGCCTGCCTGTGCCAGGCGGGCTGGTGGGGCCGCCGCTGCAGCTTCCGCTGCGCCTGCAACGGCTCGCCGTGCGCGCAGGAGTCGGGCCGCTGCGCCTGCCGCGCGGGCTGGTGGGGCCGCGAGTGCGGGCAGCAGTGCCAGTGCGTGCGCGGCCGCTGCCACGCCGCCTCCGGCCAGTGCGCCTGCCCGCCCGGCTTCCGCGGCGCGCGCTGCGAGCTGCCCTGCCCCGCGGGCACCTACGGGCCGCAGTGCAAGGACAGGTGAGCCCCCGCGCGGCTGCGGGAGGAGGGAGGACCCGAAGGCTGGGAAAGAAGGCAGGAGGGAATAGaagaggggtgaggggtgggagagagggagcAGGATGGGAGGGatagaggaggggagggggaacagaAAGGTAATAGGGGCTCGAAGGGGTAGGGTTCCGTGGCATCCTCCATAAAAATATACAAGGCAGgagtggaagaaaaaaatcctcTATGCCCCTTCGTCCAAGCCCGCCCTGTCTCATTCATTCGATTACTATAGAAGAAAAAGTACTCTAGCTAGAGCACTTTTTTAGCACACCAtacttagatttaaaaaaatgaaatcacgaggcaaaaagaaataaatgattgcatGGGCTCTCTAGGACTCAGTGGCTTTCAAACTTCGGCTGCACTTAGTATAAGGAAAACATGTTACACCATTACCTAAGGCAcacgtgtacacacacatacaactgAAATGACACTTCAACAAGTTTTAAATATGATACACTGTAATGTTTTCTatgccatttatttctctttttttaaaatactgatcaGTATCCTCTAAATCAATTTTATGAACttcacccaccccaccctcctaATGCGTCTGACTACTCAAGTGTCTGATACAAAATAATTAAGGGGGGGCGAAAAACTGCACCTCACTATTAAGCATCAATGAAAAACTAAGATAAGACAAACCTGAAAAAATAATGGTGAAAACAAACATTTATGTTTTTACATGTATGTATTTCCATGCTATATCATAGAAGCTAAAATATTTAGTCCCATTCATGGCAGCCCTCAGGCACACatggaagaggaaaaaggaaaggggtGGGTGGAGAAAGCTGAACAGTAGGGAAGCTGAGGTTGGGTGGTGACTTGGCTGTCCTGACTGAACTGGTTGCTCTCGTGTCCCTGGGAACCTGCACAGGACAGATCAGACTCGGGGATTAGAAGGAGGTGGATGGAATCCTGCATGAGCCCCTAGAGATCACTTCGTCAATCTCTTCATTGTACaatgtagggaaactgaggctcaaacaTGCCTAAGTGACCCAGAAGGCCAGAAGGGACCTGGGTGCTCTCCAGTGCCCCTGAGGGCATGGATGGGCACTGGCAAGATGGAGGGGGTGGGCACTCTGTCTGTCCACCCTCAGTGCTCCCCTGAACCCCTTCCCTTCCCAGCTGTGGCCACTGCAAGCAGAATGAGCCGTGCTCTCCAGACACTGGTACCTGTGAGTCCTGCGAGCCAGGCTGGAACGGGACCCAGTGTCACCAGCCCTGCCCACATGGCACCTTTGGCGACAGCTGCAGGCAGCAGTGCCCCCATTGCCGGCTTGGGGTGACCTGCCAGCCAGACACTGGGCACTGTCAGCACTGTGACCCTGGCAGGCTGGGGCCCAGGTAAGGGGGCGGGCCTGCTTAGGGAGAGGGGCACCTTTTCAGGATCCCACCATGACTGCTTCCTCTgggacccccccacccccagttctcTGGTGCCTGCCTCCCTGGCAAAGACAGAAGAGACAGATGGGGGCGAGGCGGCCCGGGGCATGACCCTCCCAGCTTCCCCACCAGGCCTCCTCTTCCCCTTTCGGCGAGCTGTAGTCTGGCATCGCCTGGGTCTGGCCCCAGAGTCAAGGCTCCATTTGCACCTGAGCTTCCTGGCTGAGGaggagccagctgggccctggagcCCAGAGCATGGGGGAAAACAGGCCTGCCTTGTCCTCCCATTCCCTGAGTCCTGCTTCACCCCAGGTGTGAAGATCCCTGCCCTCCTGGCACCTTTGGGGAGAGCTGCGGCTCCACCTGCCCCACCTGCATTCAGGGCACCTGCCATCCTGTGACTGGGGAATGTGCCTGCCACGCCGGGTACTGGGGGCCCAGGTGAGCACCCTGGGTGGGGGAGCTAGGGGCCTGGGTCGGGCCTCTGCCAGGCAGTTCCTAAACTCCCCTGCCCAGGCCTTTCCACCTTCCAGACACCCTCCCAGTGTGCCCCTGGGAGTCATTCCTCccgtggggtgtgtgtgtgggggtgcatCTTCCAAAGGAGAGTGGGGTGATGCTTAATCTAACCAGATGAGCGTGTTTAGCGGCCGGCCTTCCGGCCCCATGCTGGGTCCAAGTCTTCAGGGTCTCCGGGCAggatttccatctttttttttttttttgagatttatttatttatttatttatctcccctcctcccccaccccggttgtctggtctctgtgtctatttgccgcgtcttctttgtccgcttctgttgttgtcagcggcacgggaatctgtgtttttgggACAGAATGTAGTATCAGCAGAAGAGGCCCTCATTTCACAGAGGAGAGCACAGATGCCCCGAGCATTCGAGTTGGGTGGGCTAGGGGAGGAGGGCGTTGGAGGCGAGCCCTGCCCAAGCGTTACACTTTGGGGGTCGTCGGGGGCCAGGGAGCAGCTTGTGGGTGGTCTCCCTGGAAATGGGCTTAGGGACTGAGAGATTCTCCCAGACACTCCCAGGAGTGCTTGGGATGTGCTCAGGGATCAGAGGGGTCTGTTTAGGCATCCTTCAGGGTGGGGGGCAGCAAGTAGTGCCCAGAAATCtacccccttctcccctgcccgctcagcctctggcctgcctTAACTGTCACCCACAGCTGCAACACATCCTGCCCTTCTGGCTTCCACGGAGTCAACTGCTCGTTTCCCTGCCAATGCCCAGAGGGTCCCTGCCACCCTGTCTCTGGGGCCTGCCAGCTGGGTAAGGTGGAGGGAGTGTGTGGGGCGTGGTGACCATGGAGACACTGGCCCTTGACCTGGGCTCCAGGCGCCCATCCATTGGCTGGGAGGCTGGGCCCGCTCCAGAGACATTCTGTGTGTACGGATGACGGATGCTGAGGCTGTGACAGAGCTCCTGTCACTGAGAAGCCAGGCTTGAGCCCAGGAAATGAACGAGGGAGGGGGTACGGGGGCTGGGCTCTGGTATGTGCATCAGGCGAGAGAACTGGGGACAATTGTGCGATAGGCCAGGGACCCTCAGAGGAGAAAGTGCAGCAGagaggctgcctggaggagggggcCTTCAGGTGGAGCAGAGTCTACATCTATCAGGGAAGGGGAACCCTGGGGAGGGGGCCACTCAGAGCTAAACATGAGACCTGACACGCGGGGAGCAGAAGGCCCTGACGTCCCGCCCGTCTCCCGCCTGCGCAGGCCCTCACCGTCAGGACGCTGCCCTCGTGGCGGGCATCGTCGTGCCTCTGCTGCTCCTCCTGGGCATCGTCTGCTGTgcctgctgctgctgggccacCCGGCTGGACCCCAAGGAGGGGTAAGCACTGCCTGTGGGGTGGGTGCAGGGTGGCTTCTGGCCTCCTTCCAGGGATGGGGAAGGGCCGGCCCCGTCACACTCTCAGGGAGGAGGTGATGCAGGTAACTGGGAGTGGTGGTGGCCCGGGGACATCAGGCAGGCCACCCGCCTTTTTCAAGTGGTGTGAGGAGGCGCCGGCTGGTGAAACTCAAACCCGCAGCAGGAGACTGAGGGTTTACTAAAGAGGACCTGAGGAGAAGGAGGCGGAATGTAGGAGCTGCAGCTCTGGCAGGGAGAAACCGGGCCTCTAACTCCTCACGAGGGACAGGGACATAAAAGTCTGAGCAGGGGGTCAGCGGAGGATGCAGCTGTccaagaggagaggggaggaaggaTTTGCCGGGTGGGGCCTGCTGCAGGGGAACGCGGCTCCCACAGGGCTTTGCTCCTTCCTCAAACCTCTCCCTCCTCTTGGCCTCTTGGAGACTCACAGCAGCGCGCAGGGCCTGTGGGGCGGGAGGATGAGCAGAGGCGCAAGGTGAGCCAGCCAGTCACTGATGTGCGCAAAGGCCCTGCACGTCTGCTCTTCTTAATTCATATGCTGACCCCTGAGCCCATCCTCCTCTGTGCTGGTGTGTGCGGGGGTGGCATTCACCGAGGAGCAGCCCCAGGTGCCTCTCCCCCAGGGCACAGAGCccaggggcctgggctggggagAAGCCCCTCGCACACGCATCAGCTGGAAGATGCTCAAAGGCTaccagggggaagcagatgtggctcaggtgactgagctcccgcctaccacacgggaggtccacggttcggtttctggtgcctcctaaagaagtgcGCTGGCGTGaaaggcaggtgtggcaagctaatgcaacaggctgacgcaacaagagaaacaagaagaaagagcataatgagagatgcaacaaagcaggaaacggaggtggctcaagagattgggctcctcccttccacattggaggtcctgggttcagttcccactgcctcttGAAgtcagcacacagcaagtgcaaacagcaagggggtggggagaaataaatagataaaatcttaaaaaaaaaagaatgtttaaaagaaaaataaaggctgCCGGGGGGTGGTCACATCCAGCCtgtgggaaggaaagaagaaacaagGATGGCTTCCCGGAGGGGTGCCATTTGAGTTGGTTCCATTGAGGCTCCACTACAATGATGATAACAAATAGCTGCATTTTGGGAAACCCTCACCAGGTGCCTGGCACTGTGCTAAATGCCAACAAAAACTCTGATAGGTAGGAGTTGTTGCCCTCGTTTTACAGAGGCAGAAACAGGCACAGAGTAAATTCTGAACCGGAGTTGAAACCTGCCCTCTGTGGCTGGTCCGCGTCTCTGAGTCAGGAGTGGGGGCTTTTATTCTCGAGTCAGTAGGAGCCATGGAGGATTTGGGGCAGGAGAGTGAGGTGTTAGAAATGTTCCACCTGTCACTCTGCCTCCCTCGCACTAATGCAGGTGGTCCAGGCCCTTTTCTCCTGCCTGCGTCCTGCCCCCACCAAGGGTACCCCGGCCTGACCACCCTCCCTCCCCTCGCAGACCAGTGAGAGATGGAGCTGCCGTGTCCAGGATGAAGCTGCAGGTCTGGGGGGCGCTGACCAGCCTGGGCTCTGCGCTGCCCTGCGGTTCCCTCAGCAGCCACAAGCTACCTTGGGTGACCGGTAGGTGGGGGCTGAGGGCTGGGGGCTCAGGTGGGCCAAGGCTTCCCATCAGGCTCTGCTTCTGACCTGGTGCCCCTGCAGTCTCACACCACGACCCGGAGATCCCCTTCAACCACAGCTTCATCGAGCCGCCCTCCGCCGGCTGGGCCTCCGACGACTCCTTCTCTTCTGATCCCGAGTCTGGAGAGGAGGACGAGGGTCCTGCCTACTGTGTGCCCCCCCAAGAAGGTAGCCCCCGTCACCCCCCTCGGCCTCCAGGCAGCCCTGCCTACCGCAGCCTCGTCTTGGTTTCTTCAACAAACATTCATCAAGCACCTCTTCTATGCCAGGCGCTGTTCCTGGCTCTGAGGATGCAGCAGAGAGCAAGACAGTCTGCCCTCACCAACTTCGAGCTGGTGGGGAGACAGATAGTAATCACGTGGTTCTGGGACGAGCGATGGGTGCTTTGATGGGGACATATAAGCGGGGGTCCATAAGCCCAGGGGTGACTGGAAGCAGGGACGAGGTCTGAGTGGGGTGCAGCAGAATCAGTAGGAAAGTCAGGGAGGGGTGGAAATGGACCTGGCTCTGCTGCCTAGAAAAAGTTTGAGCTCCCTACACTGTGGCGTTAGTTcaaggtggggaggtggggtgggggtggcagtgCCTCTTCCTACCCCGCTTCTGAGGCCCCCAGGAAGACGCTGCACTGGGTAAGGAGGATGGGTGGGGGTGAGCGCCCAGCCCTGGCCAATCGCCCTCCTCTGTCTCCTCCCTAGGGATGGTCTCTGTGGCCCAAGTAGAGTCACCGGAGGCCAGCGCGGCCGGAGGCCCCTTCCCGGCCCCTGAGGATACCTCTACGCCGTTCGCCATCCCCCGCACCTCCAGCCTAGCCCGGGCCAAGCGGCCATCAGTCTCCTTTGCCGAAGGCACCAAGTTTGCTCCTCAGAGTCGCCGCGGCTCAGGGGAGCTCTCGAGCCCTCTCCGAAAGCCCAAGAGGCTGTCCCGGGTGGCCCAGCCGGGTCCCGAGGGCCAGGAGGACGAGAAACCCACAGGCCCAGAGCCAACGGAAACAGACGAGGCCCCTCCTGGTGCTGCCAGCCCCAGGGATCCAGCCACTGGCCGCCACCGGCTCCCTCTTGGTGGCCGGACAGTGGCTGAGCATGTGGAAGCCATCGAGAGCAGTGTCCAGGAGAGTTCCAGCCCTGTGACCACGATTTACATGCTGGCAGGGACACCGCGGGGATCCGAGGGCCCCATCCAGTCTGTCTTACGCCGTTTTGGTAGCTTCCAGAAAGGCCTGGCAGAGCCGAAGGTCAAGAGTGCCATCCCCAAGCCTCCGCGCCGGGCCCTGAGTCGGAACAAGGGCAGCCCGGGGCCAGCCTCTGGCTCTGCCAGCCCCAGCCCGGGCCCAGCCCTCTCTGAGGAGCTCACTCGGGGCTTGGAGTCTGTGGGAACTGGGCCAGAAGACGTGGCCCCGGGGCTGGGGGATGGCACTGAGAGCCCAGGGAGGGCCCAGGAGCCGGCTCGCGGGGGCGGTCCCCCAGAACCAGACCCCCAGAAGCAGGCAGAAGAGGAGGGACAGGAGGAGCCCCAGTATGAGAATGTTACACCTATCTCTGGGCCACCGGAGCCCTGAGACCTTGAATTTGGGGAGTGAGAAGACTGTGGACGGGTGGGAGGGACACTGGACACCCAGCTTTGTGCTGGGAAATGATCACAGGGCTGGCACAGACATGCGGGGGGTGGGAGTCTGTCCACAGGGAGAAGTCAGAGTTGGAGGGCAGCGCTGGCTCTGGGCCCTGTGCTCTGGGAGGGGGCCTGGACGGTTTGGCCAGAGACCCCACAGGCTAGGGCCAGGCAGGGGGGAGATGGCTGCAGGGCCTCTTTTGTCCTAGACTCAGTTTGCCCCAAAAGACTATTCTTGCCTTCATTTACAAAACATTTTTCTGACATGGGAAACCATGTAAATGTCTGATGATAAAAGATTaaataactattttttatgaTAGGTTTCTGTGTGACCACTAAAAATCATGTTGTGCAAGGATATTTAGTGATACGGGAGAATGCTCACGCTCTTTTGTTGTTAAGTGCAAAAAGTTAAGTCATTAATTAGGGCACACAGTTCAGtcccattgttttctttttttgaacttTCTTTTTGCTTTAGGATACACgtttaaattttcccttttcgGGTATGTTTTGTGATTTGcaaacttaattaaaaacaacaggatGTATATGCATTAAAAAGATTCATGGAAAAGACATCAGTGGTAATTTTCTCTGGCAAATGACATTGTGGGtgatatttattttctcctttaagcACTGattcatttgaaaattttctatAGTGAACCTTCTTTTACTTATTCACTGGATTGAATTTTCAAGACATTATGAAATTGACacttgttcatttaaaaaaaaataaaaactattaacATTGCAGATATGTATACAGTAAAACTGAATTTCCCTTCTCCCCAGAACAGCCTGGGGGACAAAGAAGGGGCAAGAGTTATTTTTCACTGATGCCTTTTGGTCTTGTTTGAATTTTTTGCTCATGTACTTATATtacttagtaaaaaaaaaaaaaagaaaagaaaagtcctCCTCTTTGCTTCCAGTCCTCAGAGAATCTTAACAGTTTAGATGCTTCCTTTCAGATGTTTTTCTGTGCacatataaacaaatatttaaaacaaaaacaaaacctaagaACATGCTAAGCATACTGTTCTGTTATAtactttttgcttttttacttAATATGTCCTGGATATCTTTAGATGTCTGTAAGTATAGAGCTacctctttttataaaaagttaccCTGTGGGATTCCATTGTGTGGAATCAGCACGGGTTATTTAAATCATCCTCTACCTATGAACTGTGAGGCTGTTTCCAATTGTTTTGATACAATAAACAATGATGCAGTATACAAGGTTgtccatatttctttttgtacTTGTGCAATTCCTGTCCCCTAACTTTTTAATTTGAATACTCAAATCTATAGAAAAGTTGCACAAATAGGACAGTAAACATCCACCTATACTTTTTCTAGATTCACCAATTGCTAACATTTTGCACAGTGGCTGTCTCCCTCATATATAGGTTTATACTAGGGATATACATATACCTATGCGTACACCTACACATACACCTACACCTACACCTACACCTACACAATCGTGGAAGGTTTTGTAGACTAGATTCTTAGAAGAATTGCTGGGTTATGAGGTAAGAACATGAAACATTTTTATACCTACTCCAAATTGCACTCCAAAAAAGTTGTCTGGGTTAGTATTCTCACAAATTATGGGAGTTTTTCCCCACACTCAATGTGATAGATTAAAAATggtataattttaatttctatgtTTCTAAAATTGTGGGTTTTTTCCAGATCTTTAATAACCATTTGTTTTTCTCATAGATTACCTGAGTATattctttcccttattttttctttttttaaagatttatttttatttctttctcccccccatcccagttgtctcttctctgtgtccatttgctgtgtgtccttctgtgtccacctgtattcttgtcagcggcaccgggaatttgtgtctctttttgttgtatcatcttgttgtgtcagctccccgtgtccgcggtgccacacctgggcaggctgtgctttctttgcagctttccttacggggcacactccttgtggggctcccctatgtgcgggacacccctgcgtggcacggcactccttgcatgcatcagcactgcgcgtgggccagctccacacgggtcaaggaggtctggggtttgaaccgcggacctcccatgttgtaggtgaatgccctatccattgggccaagtccgcttccccccttaTTTTCAATTAAGGTGTTTATCTTTGTCTCACTGATTTATAAGTGCCTTTTATATATCAAGGATATTAATTCTTTGCCCAACTTTTTAGTTGGTCTTTTAATAGTGCTTatggttttttcttcttttttctctacagACATTTACATCGACAGTCTTATTCtttatgacttctttttttttaaagatttattttttaatttatttctctctccttcctcccaccccattgtctgctctctgtgtccacttgctgtgtgttgtctgtgtccgcttgcattcttgtcagtggcactgggaatctatgtctctttgttgcatcatcttgctgtgtcagctctctgtgtgtgtggtgccactcctgggcaggctgagctttgttcgtgtggggcagctgtccttgcagggtgcactccttgcacatggggctcccctatacgggggacacccctgcatggcatggactccttgtgcacatcagcactgcgcgtgggccagctcaccacatgggtcaggaggc
This genomic stretch from Dasypus novemcinctus isolate mDasNov1 chromosome 21, mDasNov1.1.hap2, whole genome shotgun sequence harbors:
- the SCARF1 gene encoding scavenger receptor class F member 1 isoform X1 — encoded protein: MALGLLLPLLLLWTRGAQGSKLDPNGQHVCMASSPSAELQCCPGWRQKDQECTTPICEGPDACQKDEVCVKPGLCRCKPGFFGAQCSSRCPGQYWGPDCRQSCACHPHGQCEPATGVCRCHADRWGGRCEFACACGPHGRCDPGTGVCRCEPGWWTPTCRRQCQCHPAAARCDPATGACLCQAGWWGRRCSFRCACNGSPCAQESGRCACRAGWWGRECGQQCQCVRGRCHAASGQCACPPGFRGARCELPCPAGTYGPQCKDSCGHCKQNEPCSPDTGTCESCEPGWNGTQCHQPCPHGTFGDSCRQQCPHCRLGVTCQPDTGHCQHCDPGRLGPRCEDPCPPGTFGESCGSTCPTCIQGTCHPVTGECACHAGYWGPSCNTSCPSGFHGVNCSFPCQCPEGPCHPVSGACQLGPHRQDAALVAGIVVPLLLLLGIVCCACCCWATRLDPKEGPVRDGAAVSRMKLQVWGALTSLGSALPCGSLSSHKLPWVTVSHHDPEIPFNHSFIEPPSAGWASDDSFSSDPESGEEDEGPAYCVPPQEGMVSVAQVESPEASAAGGPFPAPEDTSTPFAIPRTSSLARAKRPSVSFAEGTKFAPQSRRGSGELSSPLRKPKRLSRVAQPGPEGQEDEKPTGPEPTETDEAPPGAASPRDPATGRHRLPLGGRTVAEHVEAIESSVQESSSPVTTIYMLAGTPRGSEGPIQSVLRRFGSFQKGLAEPKVKSAIPKPPRRALSRNKGSPGPASGSASPSPGPALSEELTRGLESVGTGPEDVAPGLGDGTESPGRAQEPARGGGPPEPDPQKQAEEEGQEEPQYENVTPISGPPEP
- the SCARF1 gene encoding scavenger receptor class F member 1 isoform X2, which codes for MALGLLLPLLLLWTRGAQGSKLDPNGQHVCMASSPSAELQCCPGWRQKDQECTTPICEGPDACQKDEVCVKPGLCRCKPGFFGAQCSSRCPGQYWGPDCRQSCACHPHGQCEPATGVCRCHADRWGGRCEFACACGPHGRCDPGTGVCRCEPGWWTPTCRRQCQCHPAAARCDPATGACLCQAGWWGRRCSFRCACNGSPCAQESGRCACRAGWWGRECGQQCQCVRGRCHAASGQCACPPGFRGARCELPCPAGTYGPQCKDSCGHCKQNEPCSPDTGTCESCEPGWNGTQCHQPCPHGTFGDSCRQQCPHCRLGVTCQPDTGHCQHCDPGRLGPSCNTSCPSGFHGVNCSFPCQCPEGPCHPVSGACQLGPHRQDAALVAGIVVPLLLLLGIVCCACCCWATRLDPKEGPVRDGAAVSRMKLQVWGALTSLGSALPCGSLSSHKLPWVTVSHHDPEIPFNHSFIEPPSAGWASDDSFSSDPESGEEDEGPAYCVPPQEGMVSVAQVESPEASAAGGPFPAPEDTSTPFAIPRTSSLARAKRPSVSFAEGTKFAPQSRRGSGELSSPLRKPKRLSRVAQPGPEGQEDEKPTGPEPTETDEAPPGAASPRDPATGRHRLPLGGRTVAEHVEAIESSVQESSSPVTTIYMLAGTPRGSEGPIQSVLRRFGSFQKGLAEPKVKSAIPKPPRRALSRNKGSPGPASGSASPSPGPALSEELTRGLESVGTGPEDVAPGLGDGTESPGRAQEPARGGGPPEPDPQKQAEEEGQEEPQYENVTPISGPPEP